A window of the Alnus glutinosa chromosome 4, dhAlnGlut1.1, whole genome shotgun sequence genome harbors these coding sequences:
- the LOC133865997 gene encoding glutamate decarboxylase-like: MVITTTTPDSGEQVHSTFGSRYVREPLPKFKLPEKAIPKEAAYQIINDELLLDGIPRLNLASFVTTWMEPECDKLIMASLNKNYVDMDEYPVTTELQNRCVNMIAHLFNAPCGESEAAVGVGTVGSSEAIMLAGLAFKRKWQTKRKLEGKPYDKPNIVTGANVQVCWEKFARYFEVELKEVKLEEGYYVMDPVKAAEMVDENTICVAAILGSTLTGEFEDVKLLNDLLAKKNKETGWDTPIHVDAASGGFIAPFLHPELKWDFRLPLVKSINVSGHKYGLVYAGVGWVIWRSKEDLPDELVFHINYLGSDQPTFTLNFSKGSSQIIAQYYQFIRLGFEGYKNIMENCIENARVLKEGIKKTGRFDIVSKDVGVPLVAFSLKDSSKYTVFQIAENLRRFGWIVPAYTMPPNAQHIAVLRVVIREDFSRTLAERLVTDIDRVLKEMDQLPSHVSITAGHVTTTVGETQDDNGGRKHVQKSVSESQLLEVINTWKRFVDRKRTGVC; encoded by the exons atggtgatCACAACGACGACGCCGGACTCCGGCGAGCAGGTGCACTCAACTTTTGGTTCCAGATATGTGCGCGAACCCCTTCCCAA GTTCAAGTTGCCGGAGAAGGCGATACCGAAGGAAGCGGCGTACCAGATCATAAACGACGAGCTGCTTTTGGATGGGATACCGAGGCTGAACTTGGCGTCGTTTGTGACCACGTGGATGGAGCCTGAGTGTGATAAGCTCATAATGGCCTCCCTCAACAAGAACTACGTTGACATGGACGAGTACCCTGTTACCACCGAGctccag AATCGGTGTGTGAATATGATAGCCCACCTATTTAATGCTCCTTGTGGGGAATCTGAAGCTGCTGTTGGTGTGGGCACCGTTGGATCATCAGAGGCAATAATGTTGGCAGGTCTAGCTTTTAAAAGGAAGTGGCAGACGAAGAGAAAATTAGAGGGAAAGCCATATGATAAGCCTAACATAGTCACTGGAGCCAATGTACAG GTTTGCTGGGAGAAGTTTGCTAGGTACTTTGAGGTGGAGCTGAAGGAGGTAAAACTTGAAGAGGGATATTATGTGATGGATCCTGTGAAGGCAGCAGAGATGGTAGATGAGAACACCATCTGTGTTGCGGCAATTCTTGGATCAACCTTGACAGGAGAGTTTGAGGATGTGAAGCTCCTGAATGATCTCCTTGCCAAAAAGAACAAGGAGACAGGGTGGGACACGCCAATCCACGTTGATGCTGCCAGTGGAGGGTTCATAGCCCCATTCCTTCACCCTGAGCTGAAGTGGGATTTCCGCTTGCCCTTGGTGAAGAGCATAAATGTCAGTGGTCACAAGTATGGCCTTGTCTATGCTGGTGTTGGCTGGGTTATTTGGAGGAGTAAAGAGGATCTGCCAGATGAGCTTGTCTTTCACATCAACTATCTTGGATCCGATCAACCCACCTTCACCCTCAACTTCTCCAAAG GCTCTAGCCAAATAATTGCTCAATATTACCAGTTTATACGGTTGGGCTTTGAG GGTTACAAGAACATCATGGAAAACTGCATTGAGAATGCCAGAGTGCTGAAGGAAGGAATAAAGAAAACAGGGCGATTTGACATTGTCTCCAAGGATGTTGGAGTGCCCCTGGTAGCCTTCTCCCTGAAAGACAGTAGCAAATACACGGTGTTTCAGATAGCAGAGAATTTGCGAAGGTTCGGGTGGATCGTTCCAGCTTACACAATGCCACCCAATGCCCAACACATTGCCGTCCTTCGGGTAGTGATCCGAGAGGATTTCAGCCGGACCCTGGCTGAGAGGCTTGTTACAGACATTGACAGAGTTTTGAAGGAGATGGACCAACTCCCCAGCCATGTCTCCATCACAGCTGGTCATGTCACAACTACTGTTGGTGAGACACAAGACGACAATGGAGGAAGAAAGCATGTTCAAAAGAGTGTGAGTGAGTCTCAGCTTTTGGAGGTAATTAACACCTGGAAGCGATTTGTGGATAGAAAGAGAACTGGAGTTTGCTAG
- the LOC133866287 gene encoding uncharacterized protein LOC133866287: MAELETMDEQPKALIPLVTAFKCYRILLNPVTEWVKLGQQDQLGLGSVYSIAEKKSFIKESRKTIFDRSTDKKTKRFFREPHVVSDTSLLLSSLPSSVEAALSFTSDHGKRDLTFEWINAETRQCCINCNELSQDGSELLTASTTFETSGSSYICKRRKLLKNSVVIFPLEAEVNVVPVFAVKNGPSDIQIEDTIDDGTGAPLSAEKSVFEFNSANASILNSHKFSKSPCSKFKFSIKPDVNTKSKFLSFGKDLRSDCSLREPDTQVGSVIKTDEANHIIESLNHDIQVNVAPVFAVKNGPSGIQVEDTIDDRTGAPPLSEEKSVFEFNSANASILNSHKFSKSPCSKFKFSIKPYVNTKSKFVSSGKDLISDCSLREQDIQVGSVIKTNEANHIIESLNHDIQDAKVSNEEELFLKDLCISVLRSNGLLEPVCPKISCASTDILGIGSDRGYTQSCKQCSFSENILNMLLCDQCEEAFHVSCCKPRLRMLPIDEWFCHSCSKMNCNPSNKNSFSKSCITRSYTASRFGLGPIAHMLKHIEHYTSKVRIGEDFQAKVPDWCDQISNDVNCIGEPSEMDPAETIDIHASFSIKFPKPKSISNWLQCCEVLYDDSRECVKGTICGKWRRAPFAEVQTDDWDCSCAVLWDPAHADCAVPQELETEQVLLHLKQIEKLNSRLASKMRELQSCH; this comes from the exons ATGGCAGAATTGGAAACGATGGATGAACAACcgaaggctctgataccacttgtaacag CTTTCAAGTGTTATAGGATTTTGTTAAATCCTGTGACTGAGTGGGTCAAGTTGGGCCAACAAGATCAGCTGGGCCTTGGTTCAG tgtATTCCATTGCTGAGAAGAAGAGTTTTATTAAAGAATCACGTAAAACAATATTTGATCGTAGTACAGATAAG AAGACGAAGAGGTTTTTTCGAGAGCCACATGTGGTTTCAGATacttccttacttctg AGCTCTCTCCCAAGTTCAGTTGAAGCAGCTTTATCCTTTACCTCTGATCATGGAAAACGAGACTTAACGTTTGAGTGGATAAATGCTGAGACCAGGCAATGTTGTATAAACTGTAACGAACTCTCTCAGGATGGTTCAGAGCTATTGACTGCCAGCACAACATTTGAAACTTCTGGATCAAGTTATATTTGCAAGCGAAGGAAGCTCCTGAAAAATTCTGTGGTTATTTTTCCTCTTGAGGCGGAAGTTAATGTAGTACCTGTATTTGCAGTTAAGAATGGTCCTTCAGACATTCAAATTGAGGATACAATTGATGATGGAACTGGTGCTCCTCTCTCTGCAGAGAAATCAGTTTTTGAGTTTAATAGTGCTAATGCTTCTATCCTCAATTCACACAAGTTTAGCAAGAGTCCttgttcaaaatttaaattctctATTAAACCTGATGTGAATACTAAATCAAAGTTTCTTAGCTTTGGTAAAGATCTTAGATCTGACTGCTCTTTACGGGAACCGGATACACAAGTTGGCTCTGTTATCAAAACTGATGAGGCTAATCACATTATAGAGAGCCTTAATCATGATATTCAGGTTAATGTAGCACCTGTATTTGCAGTTAAGAATGGTCCTTCAGGCATTCAAGTTGAGGATACAATTGATGATAGAACTGGTGCTCCTCCTCTCTCTGAAGAGAAATCAGTTTTTGAGTTTAATAGTGCTAATGCTTCTATCCTCAATTCACACAAGTTTAGCAAGAGTCCttgttcaaaatttaaattctctATTAAACCATACGTGAACACTAAATCGAAGTTTGTTAGCTCTGGTAAAGATCTTATATCTGACTGCTCTTTACGGGAACAGGATATACAAGTTGGTTCTGTTATCAAAACTAATGAGGCTAATCACATTATAGAGAGCCTTAATCATGATATTCAGGATGCTAAGGTTTCAAATGAAGAAGAACTCTTTCTCAAAGACCTATGCATTTCTGTACTAAGAAGTAATGGATTGCTTGAACCTGTTTGTCCTAAAATAAGTTGTGCTTCTACAGATATTCTGGGAATTGGTAGTGATAGAGGCTATACCCAGTCTTGTAAGCAATGCAGtttttcagaaaatatattgaatatgTTGCTTTGTGATCAATGTGAAGAAGCATTCCATGTATCTTGCTGCAAGCCTAGGCTGAGGATGTTGCCGATTGATGAGTGGTTTTGTCATTCTTGTTCAAAAATGAACTGCAATCCATCAAATAAGAATTCGTTTTCAAAATCATGTATTACTCGGAGTTATACTGCTTCAAGATTTGGATTGGGTCCAATAGCGCACATGTTGAAACACATTGAGCATTATACATCAAAAGTTCGGATTGGAGAAGATTTTCAAGCGAAAGTTCCTGACTGGTGTGATCAAATTTCCAA TGATGTCAATTGCATTGGTGAACCTTCCGAAATGGATCCAGCAGAAACAATTGACATACAT GCGAGCTTTTCTATCAAGTTTCCCAAGCCGAAATCTATAAGTAATTGGCTTCAATGTTGTGAAGTCTTATATGATGACTCAAGGGAATGTGTTAAAGGGACTATATGTGGAAAGTGGCGCAG GGCTCCATTTGCCGAAGTCCAAACTGATGATTGGGATTGTTCCTGCGCTGTTCTTTGGGACCCAGCCCATGCTGACTGTGCTGTTCCTCAG GAACTAGAAACAGAACAGGTTCTACTGCACTTAAAGCAAATAGAGAAG CTGAACTCTCGCCTTGCTTCTAAAATGAGAGAACTTCAGTCATGCCACTAG